From the genome of Onthophagus taurus isolate NC chromosome 5, IU_Otau_3.0, whole genome shotgun sequence, one region includes:
- the LOC111426456 gene encoding fatty-acid amide hydrolase 2-like — MASSFKKYSRTVLRVFFLIFGYVMSVFFKLAYRSRGKKMPPIRNLILLDSATTLAYKIRTRKVTSLEVVESFIARTKEINPTLNCFVDDRFEAARNEAKEVDEIIKSGRMTEEVLAKEKPFFGVPFTTKDCIAVKGLLHTSGLYKRKNIRATEDADVISRLRNAGAIPIGLTNVSELCMWWESNNTVHGRTNNPYDTNHIVGGSSGGEGCEQAAAGSAFGIGSDIGGSIRMPSFFNGIFGHKPSKFIVSNKGQYPIPNSKEQNSFLGIGPMCRRAEDLLPLLKIIVSSPLNELKLDEDVNIKNIRFFYQEDDTGGVMTSPVNLEIKELFKRIVLHLDKTHKIKAQKVEMREFAKSSAIWLGNMTSPGPNFQEQLSNLNGKINLPLEFTKWFLQISNHTIIALFTALAEKFSPSFQSEKHLYWVNQRDEFRRKLVDLLGDDGVLLYPTHPTPAPFHNEPLTKAFNFSYTGIINVLGFPATHCPMGLNSDGLPIGLQVIANDKNDRLCLAVARYLEKAFGGWVPPEIQA, encoded by the exons ATGGCATCGTCATTTAAAAAGTATTCGAGAACCGTTCTCAGGGtgttctttttgattttcggGTACGTGATGTCTGTGTTCTTTAAATTGGCGTATAGAAGCAGGGGCAAGAAGATGCCCCCGATTCGCAACTTGATACTTCTCGATTCAGCTACCACGTTGGCCTACAAAATTCGAACGAGAAAG GTAACAAGTTTGGAAGTTGTCGAATCATTCATTGCCCGAACGAAAGAGATTAATCCCACGCTTAATTGCTTCGTCGACGATCGATTTGAAGCCGCGCGAAATGAAGCGAAAGAAGttgatgaaattattaaaagcgGAAGGATGACCGAGGAGGTTTTAGCGAAAGAAAAACCATTTTTTGGAGTTCCATTTACAACTAAAGACTGCATAGCTGTTAAAG gATTATTACACACCTCAGgtttatataaaagaaaaaatataagagCAACTGAAGATGCTGATGTTATCTCAAGATTAAGAAACGCTGGAGCGATCCCGATCGGATTAACAAACGTTTCTGAGCTATGCATGTg GTGGGAAAGTAATAATACAGTTCATGGTCGTACAAATAACCCATATGATACAAATCACATAGTTGGGGGATCTTCTGGTGGTGAGGGTTGCGAGCAAGCCGCCGCTGGCTCAGCTTTTGGGATAGGCTCTGATATTGGTGGCTCAATAAGAATGCCatcattttttaatggaattttCGGCCACAAACCCTCAAAATTCATCGTTTCAAATAAAGGCCAATACCCCATCCCTAACAGTAAAGAACAAAACAGCTTTTTAGGTATTGGCCCAATGTGCAGACGAGCTGAAGACTTATTACCCCTcctaaaaataatcgtttcaTCACCACtaaacgaattaaaattagacgaagatgtaaacataaaaaatataagatttttttatcaagaaGACGATACTGGTGGAGTTATGACATCGCCTGTTAATTTAGAGATCAAAgagttatttaaaagaattgtaCTGCATTTAGATAAAACCCACAAAATCAAAGCGCAAAAAGTTGAGATGAGGGAATTCGCAAAATCGAGCGCGATTTGGTTGGGGAATATGACGTCGCCTGGACCAAATTTCCAAGAGCAATTGAGTAATTTAAACGGGAAAATTAATCTTCCTTTAGAATTTACGAAATGGTTCCTGCAAATTTCAAACCACACGATTATCGCGTTATTTACAGCGTTGGCCGAGAAATTTAGCCCATCTTTTCAGAGCGAAAAACATCTTTACTGGGTAAATCAACGCGATGAATTTAGAAGGAAATTGGTCGATTTATTGGGCGATGATGGCGTGCTTTTGTACCCGACTCATCCAACTCCAGCTCCGTTTCATAACGAACCTTTAACTAAAGCCTTTAATTTCAGTTATACTGGAATAATAAACGTTTTGGGATTTCCTGCAACTCATTGTCCCATGGGGCTCAATTCTGATGGTTTACCAATTGGCTTACAAGTGATAGCTAACGATAAAAATGATCGATTATGTCTCGCTGTTGCTAGATATCTTGAAAAAGCTTTTGGGGGGTGGGTTCCGCCCGAAATCCAAGCGTAA
- the LOC111426088 gene encoding fatty-acid amide hydrolase 2-A-like isoform X2, producing MLPCEGMKWSLGLLSRQDVVAISDANAVVLMKEAGGILIGVTNISQVGFWTETYNPVYGFTRNPYEIYKSVGGSCGGEACIVAACGSPIGIGIDFGGCLRIPANRCGVFTHKSSPKLISIQGNPLFSNSTENNIAVIGPIVKYSEDLSFIISILTKLDVSRFLFDDDIQSRNIQYFYSSRSLCGYASPVRKEVENNIKKIVNELNRYSVNEAISLEIDETVDTIPIWGYKLAECNSDFKELMRNEKNEEIRPIREAINYFFGKREYCLYTIYNLLGLIAIKPTNDDQLKQVLDKIKDIFLEITQCYYFQLNHFLWDTRTSHY from the exons ATGTTACCATGTGAAGGGATGAAATGGAGTTTAGGGTTACTTTCTAGGCAAGATGTTGTAGCGATTTCAGATGCTAATGCAGTGGTGTTAATGAAAGAGGCTGGTGGTATTTTGATCGGGGTTACGAATATATCTCAAGTTGGGTTTTGGACGGAAACTTACAACCCTGTTTATGGATTTACAAGGAATCcttatgaaatttataaaagtgtGGGGGGATCTTGTGGTGGTGAAGCTTGTATTGTAGCAGCTTGCGGGTCACCGATTGGTATTGGAATCGATTTTGGGGGTTGCCTCAGAATCCCTGCGAATCGTTGTGGGGTTTTTACCCACAAATCTTctccaaaattaatttcaatacaAGGAAATCCCCTTTTTTCAAACTCAACGGAAAATAACATCGCGGTTATTGGCCCCATCGTGAAATATTCCGAAGATCTAAGCTTTATCATATCAATCTTAACCAAACTTGACGTCTCCCGATTTTTATTTGACGATGATATTCAATCAAGaaatattcaatatttttattcgtCTCGATCATTGTGTGGATACGCAAGCCCCGTAAGAAAAGAAGTTGAGAATAACATCAAAAA aatcgTTAATGAACTCAATAGGTATTCAGTAAATGAAGCAATTTCGCTCGAAATCGATGAAACCGTTGATACAATACCCATCTGGGGGTACAAACTCGCTGAATGTAACTCAGATTTTAAAGAGTTAATGCGAAATGAAAAGAACGAGGAAATACGACCAATTAGAGaagcaataaattatttttttggtaaacGCGAATACTGTCTTTACACAATTTATAACTTACTTGGTTTGATTGCTATAAAGCCAACGAATGATGACCaattaaaacaagttttagataaaattaaggatatttttttg GAGATCACTCAGTGTTATTATTTCCAACTGAACCACTTCCTTTGGGATACCCGTACGAGTCATTATTGA
- the LOC111426088 gene encoding fatty-acid amide hydrolase 2-like isoform X1 has translation MLPCEGMKWSLGLLSRQDVVAISDANAVVLMKEAGGILIGVTNISQVGFWTETYNPVYGFTRNPYEIYKSVGGSCGGEACIVAACGSPIGIGIDFGGCLRIPANRCGVFTHKSSPKLISIQGNPLFSNSTENNIAVIGPIVKYSEDLSFIISILTKLDVSRFLFDDDIQSRNIQYFYSSRSLCGYASPVRKEVENNIKKIVNELNRYSVNEAISLEIDETVDTIPIWGYKLAECNSDFKELMRNEKNEEIRPIREAINYFFGKREYCLYTIYNLLGLIAIKPTNDDQLKQVLDKIKDIFLDILGDHSVLLFPTEPLPLGYPYESLLRPHNNSYCALWSALEFPVTQVPVGLIKGCPMGVQIVAGPYNDHLCLAAARTLELLLGGYKEPSS, from the exons ATGTTACCATGTGAAGGGATGAAATGGAGTTTAGGGTTACTTTCTAGGCAAGATGTTGTAGCGATTTCAGATGCTAATGCAGTGGTGTTAATGAAAGAGGCTGGTGGTATTTTGATCGGGGTTACGAATATATCTCAAGTTGGGTTTTGGACGGAAACTTACAACCCTGTTTATGGATTTACAAGGAATCcttatgaaatttataaaagtgtGGGGGGATCTTGTGGTGGTGAAGCTTGTATTGTAGCAGCTTGCGGGTCACCGATTGGTATTGGAATCGATTTTGGGGGTTGCCTCAGAATCCCTGCGAATCGTTGTGGGGTTTTTACCCACAAATCTTctccaaaattaatttcaatacaAGGAAATCCCCTTTTTTCAAACTCAACGGAAAATAACATCGCGGTTATTGGCCCCATCGTGAAATATTCCGAAGATCTAAGCTTTATCATATCAATCTTAACCAAACTTGACGTCTCCCGATTTTTATTTGACGATGATATTCAATCAAGaaatattcaatatttttattcgtCTCGATCATTGTGTGGATACGCAAGCCCCGTAAGAAAAGAAGTTGAGAATAACATCAAAAA aatcgTTAATGAACTCAATAGGTATTCAGTAAATGAAGCAATTTCGCTCGAAATCGATGAAACCGTTGATACAATACCCATCTGGGGGTACAAACTCGCTGAATGTAACTCAGATTTTAAAGAGTTAATGCGAAATGAAAAGAACGAGGAAATACGACCAATTAGAGaagcaataaattatttttttggtaaacGCGAATACTGTCTTTACACAATTTATAACTTACTTGGTTTGATTGCTATAAAGCCAACGAATGATGACCaattaaaacaagttttagataaaattaaggatatttttttg gaTATTTTAGGAGATCACTCAGTGTTATTATTTCCAACTGAACCACTTCCTTTGGGATACCCGTACGAGTCATTATTGAGACCACACAATAATTCTTATTGCGCTTTATGGAGTGCGCTAGAATTCCCAGTAACTCAAGTCCCTGTTGGATTGATTAAAGGATGTCCAATGGGTGTACAAATAGTGGCGGGGCCTTATAATGATCATCTTTGTTTAGCAGCAGCGAGAACTTTGGAATTGTTGCTTGGTGGTTATAAAGAACCAAGTTCTTAA